CCTGCTGGGGTGGTGGCGTCGGCGAGCGAGGTTGCGGCGGTGGTGTCGCCGGCGTGCGCGGCGGCCGTGGTGGTGTCGGTGGCGGCGACTGCGCCGCCGTCATccggggtggtggtggtggcggtgacAGCGCCGCCGTCATccggggtggtggtgggggcgGCGACTGCGCCGGTGCCATCCGGGGTGGTGGCGGGGGCGGCGACTgcgccggcggcggcggcgtcaACGGCAACGGCGGCTGCGTGGGCTCCGGCTGCTCCGTGGTTGGTGCCCACAACGCCTCTTCCTCCTCTTGCAGCCGAGCCAGCCGCTCCTGCCATGCGgtctcggcggcggcggcccTCCGCGCGTCTACCATTTGCTGTAAACGCCGCAGGGTGGTGACTCGTGCCTCCATGAACCGTCTCGCCTCCGCCGGGTCCCCGGTCGGCGGCGTGACTCCGAGGCATATCCGTCCCTGGCCCTGCGTAGCCCGCCGGATGCTCCGGTAAGCCATCCGCGCCCTGGCCTTCCGCGCGGTCTCGTCCTCGTCCGAGGACACCTCCGGCGTGACCGTCTCGCCTCCGTCGTCTTCGCTCTCCGAGGAGAGGGTGATGAcctcggccacgccctcctcctccgccattGGCTGGTCGTCCTCCAGATTCACGTCCGGGATCTCTTCCGGGTCCTCCATACTTCCCGGGGATGGGGATCGCGACACCAGGGGTGacgccaggagctggaggtaGGAATCGGAATCCCTACTCCCCATCGCTCCGGGCTGTTCCCCGGCGCCGGTCTCCCTAACTTCCCGGGCGTTAAATACGTGCGCTGCCATGATGATCTAAAATTGAATAGACCGGCTCGAGCCGCGCTCTCCACCACGAAACCTCGGTTTTTGCGTCTTCTCCTTATTCCGTTACTCCGTTCCGTTATTCCTGTACTGATAACGGAGCTTGGCTGCGTACCCGCTGCGTCTTCTCCTTATTCCGTTACTCCGTTCCGTTATTCCTGTACTGATAACGGAGCTTGGCTGCGTACCCTCTGCGTCTGCTCCTTATTCCGTTACTCCGTTCCGTTATTCCTGTACTGACAACGGAGCTTGGCTGCGTATGTGTTGCTGACTTCTGCTTCGACTCGATACCTTGTATCGTCTTCCCCCTTTCCTCCCCAACGAATTGATTCGTTTtttctaattatttatttatcatatattattatatttttttattattattttattttattgtattttttttttttttttttttttttttttttttttattttttttttttttttttttgttatttatttattttgatatttatttttatattttaaactctcctccttttttttttttttgatatttatttatttatttatttattttgttttcttttatttcttatttatttatttattttgatatttatatttttaactctcctcccttttttttttttttttttttttagttatttgtttattttttttctttattattattatattttatttattttttttttttttttttttttttttttgatttactattattatttgttttgtatagatgtatataaatattttttttttcttccctttttattattattgttattattattatttttttgagtgttcTTGCCCGTCGGCGTCCGCGCTTCCCGGCTTCAGATCGCTGATGTGAGCggtcttttcttttttggtcgTCTTGTGTTCTAGGACGCATATAACTGGTGACGTGAATTTCTTTATCGTGTACGGCCCGTCAAACCTTGGGGCTAATTTTGCCGCGAAGCCTTCGGCTGCCTTTGACAGGTGGTGCTCTTTGGCCCATACTGTGTCCCGCACCTTGGGTCTCCACGGCCGTCTTCTGAGGTTGTAGTGCCGTGCCTGATCCTGTGCCGCCTTCTCCATGTTCCTCCGCACCAGTTCGAATATGTCCTTTaatttttccgcattttcccccGGTGTCTGGATACACTTTCCGGTCCCGGTCGTTTTCTCGTCAAACAAGGCGTTGGGCAGCCTCGGCTCCCTTCCCTGCGTTATGAACGCCGGCGAGTACCCTGTGCTCTCCGCCACACTTGTGTTGAccgccagctgcagctccgGCCAGTACTCGTCCCATGTCCTCTGATCGCCACCTGTGAACTGCGCGATCATTGTTTTGACGGTCCTGTTTGCCCTTTCCGTAGGGTTCTCTTGCGGGGTATATGGAGCCGTGAGCTGGTGTCGAACCCCCAGCTCCTCCAAAAACCTCCTGAACGCCCTACTCGTGAACTGCACGCCGTTGTCGGTGATCATCACTTTGGGCACTCCGAATCTGGCCACTATCCGCTCTCGAACGGCCTTTCGCAGCGTCTCAGTTGTCGCCCTTCTCATAGGGACGATCTCGGTCCACTTTGAAAATCTATCCACCAGGACCAACAGCATTGAATTCCCATGCTTCGACCGCGGCAGGGGGCCCACGAAGTCTGCGCACACGGTTGCCCATGGTTCCTCCGGCACCTGTGTCAACATCTTCCCGGCCGCCTGTAGCTGGCTGGACTTATATTTCATGCAGCTCTCGCATTTCCGTACATATTTCCTTATGTCCCGATGCATTCCTGGCCAATGATACCGGGCTGCAATCCTGGCAATCGTCTTGCGGCTTCCCAAATGTCCTGCAGTTGGCATGTCGTGGTTCTCGGTCATGACACGCTGTCTCTGCCCGACCGGTACACACATCTTCCATGATGCCACCTCCTCGTTGCCCGCCCGATGCGGTATGTGCCGATACAGCTTGTCGTCTTCCTCCAGATAGTCTGGAAATTTTTCCGGCTGCTGCTTCACTTTTCTCCGCATCTCCTCCAGCCACCTACACTCCTGCTGCTCTCTCGGTTGTCCGTCCTCTTCCACGCTCACTCTTCGGCTCGTCTCTTGCAGTGGTTGCCTTGAAAGCGCGTCGGCGACGATGTTCAGCTGGCCCTTCCTGTACGAGATTTCGAAATCGTACTGTTGCAGCTCCAGCGCCCATCTCGCTATTCTGCCGGACGGACTTTCGATGTTATTCAGCCATTTCAGAGCCATATGGTCCGTGATAACCTTGAAGTGATAGCCCTCCAGGTACGGTCTCAACTTCCTGACCGCCCATACTATTGCTAAGCACTCCTTTTCCGTTGCCGAGTAGTTCCTCTCCGCTGCGTTCAGCGTTCTACTGGAGTAGGAGATGACTCGCTCGCCTCGTTCGGAATGCTGTGTTAGGATTGCACCCAGCCCATAATCGCTGGCATCTGTCTGCAACACAAACGTTCTCGTGAAGTCGGGGCACGCCAGAATCGGATCGGCGACCAGTCTGGCCTTGACGGCCTCGAATGCGGCTTGGTGGGCGTCTTCCCACTTCCATTTTGCCTGCTTCTTTAGGAGCGCATTCAACGGTTGTACCAGCGTCGCAAAATCGGGCACAAAGCGCCTGTACCACGATGCGACTCCCAAGTACTGCCTCAGCTCCTTCACGTTTCCTGGCGGCTTCAGCTGCGCTATTGCCGCCACCTTCTCAGGATCCGTTCCAATACCTTGATTCGTCACGCGGTGACCCAAGTATTGTAGCTCCTTCCTgaagaatttgcatttatccGCATTCACTTTCAGGTTTGCCGCCCGTAGCCTCTTGAACACCTCCTTCAAGTTGCGCATATGTTCCTGCAGCGTCCGTCCGATCACTATAATGTCGTCCTGATATGCGAACGCGTGCGGCATCATTTCGGGCCCTATTACTTGGTCCAACGCCCGTTGGAACGTTGCCGACGCTGAGTGCAGTCCGAATGGCATCACTTTCCATTGGAACAGGCCCTTTCCCGGCACCGTAAACGCCGTATACTGCCTGCTCCTTTCTTCCAACGGAATTTGCCAGTATCCGTCCTTCAGATCTAGACTGCTTATGTACTTCGCTTCCTTTAGCTGGTCCAGGATGTAATTTATCATCGGCATCGGGTACGCATCCTTTACGGACCTTGCGTTTATCTGTCGGAAATCCACGCACAGTCTCCACTGCCCTGTTTTCTTCCTCACCATCACTATCGGTGAGCTGTACGGGCTTCTAGACGGCTCGATACATCCTTTTTCCAGCAGCTCGTCGACCTTGGCGTTGATCTCCACTTGCATCTTGGGGTTTTTTGGATAGTACCGCTGCTTGACCGGTTGATCGTCCTTCATCGTTATCCGGTGCTCTGCCACGGTTGACGTCCCTTGAACGTTTTCTAAACTGGTCAACTCCGACCTCAAGAATTGGTCCACGTCCTCCTTTGAGAAGTCAGCCCTCTCCACGACTGCCACTGAGAGCTTCTCCTTTGGCCTGCTTTGTCCCGTTGAGCACACTGGTATTGTTACGGTCAGTCCGGCGCACTCCATCCGTGCTCCCACTCTTGTTAGGAAATCCCAACCCAATACCAGTGCGTCGATTATGTTATGTAGGATCAGGAGTTGCATCCGAACGGTCCTCTCGCCGAGTCCTATGTCGACTTCGACCATTGATGTGACATCTTCGTACCGTCCATCTGCCATTCTAACTTCTCTTTTCGTAGGTACGACTTCTCCTGCCGCCTGCAACCTGTCCGCCAGCTCCTCGCTAATAAAGCTGGCCGTGGCTCCAGTGTCCACCGTGGCCTCTATCTCCACTCCGTCTATGAGCACTGTGGCGGACAGTTGCCTTTCTTCCGCCTTCAGATTGCCCATTAATTTTGAGGGGCAGCATCTTGCGAACCCTGGTTGCCCCTCTGAGGCTGGGGTCGCATGGCGTTTCCCGATCTGTAGCAGCATTCCGCCGTCCTTGGGCCAATTCTCCCGCAGGTCCAGCAATAGTTGATTGGCCGGTTCCTGCACTCCTGAGACCAGTGGCCCTGACCGccgcatctgtggcaggctTGTGCTGGGTTTGGCACAAAACCGCGTCGCACTGGGTCTGGATCTCTTCTGTTTTCGATGTTCCTCGACGGGCCAGCGGTGTCATCCTGGCACCTTCTGCACACTGTGTTCTGGTCCCCCCTCGGGAAATCTCGCTGGTGACGAGCTCTATTGTTCTGCTCTAAATCGAACCGTTCCCTTTGGGTGTCCAGCTCTTCGAACTCGTCGGCCAGAGCCATCAGAGCATCCAGATGTCGGCACTCGTACGGGCGTATGAACATGCGTAAGGCTGGCGTGCTGTTCTCCCTTATTCTTGCCAGCGTCTCCTTCTGCGACATTCCTAAAGGCCGCATCAGGGTCTGCATGTCCACCATGTAGTCCTTAAAATTTTCGCCGTGTCGCTGCTTCCTCTGCCTGACCTGGTCCGCCAGCTTTGTCATGAACCCTCTAGGCAGGAAAAATTCCTGGAAGCTTTGTATGAACTCGACCCATGTCTCCCAGAACTTGTTGTTGGCGATAAACCACTTCAGGGCTCTGCCCGTTAGTAGTTCCGGCATTGCTCTTGGGATCTGGTTGATGTCGAGTCCATATGTCATTGCTGACCATTCCACCTGTTCCAGGAACTCCAGCGGCTTCTCGTTCCCGTCGTAACGGAAACTCCACTCTCGCACCTGTTTCGCCACCTTTGCGTAGTCCTGCGGTGCTGCCCTTGCGGTCTCCCGCCTGTCACGGCTGGTTTCCCGCCGCTCCCTTCTTTCTCGGCTGCTGTCTCGGCGTTCCTGTCCGATTTCTTGCCTTTCGGATCTGCTTCCGCTGGCCTCCGCCATGCTAGCGAAGTCGAGGCTCCTCACCAGGCCTTCTACGCCTGTGAGTTTCACCTCTACGGCCGGTCTTTTCCCATACTCCTTTTCCAGCGCTTCTACGATTGCGACCGTTTCTGGCTCATCCGTGGTCTGGTCGATGAATTCGGACAAAGTCTTCCGCATTTCCTCGACCAGCCCTTCCAGCTTTATCCCGAGTGCTTTCGCTATGGCGGGAAAGTCATCCTTCTTTAAGCTGTACAGCCACGACTTCCCCATCTTGCTTTGTTTCTTTTGCCCGGACAATCACGCTTGGGCGCCAGATGTAACGaactgattttctttatttcgctcgctactgattgcagcggctagctcagagagtttgtgcgttcgtcccaccaaatttatgatttgtgtgattgcccgaccaaggaaaagcaatAGTTCTGGGTATAGTCGTTTATTGTGCTGTTCCGAATACAAGGGATAATTCTTCTAGAGAGTTGTGGATACCTCGCTACTTCCTGCGGCGCTCCTGGTGTACCGCCTCGCCTCCTTGGTACCGCTGACTCCTCGGCGTGGACGACGAGTCGGTCCGGGCGGgactaggatgttatggggcacggGTGTGTCGTCCCgggtgaggcaacgctcgtcctggaaccacctgtgcctaccactgactccactgtccGCCTTGAACCCGCTACGTCGCAGTCGGCTCCTTTGGCAGAACCCCGCCGGTCGGTCTGGGTTTAGGATGTTGTGGGGTtagggtgtatcgtcccgggtgaggcaacgctcgtcctggaaccacctgtaccgaccactgactccactgacccttgCGGACCCGTCGGGTTCTTTTCCTTAGCTTCCGGAGGTCCTTCCGCCGGCCGGAACGGATCTAGGATGTTATGGTGCGCAGGTGTATCGTCCCgggtgaggcaacgctcgtcctggaaccacctgtGCTATCCACTGACTCCGACGATCCTTCTGGCACGTCGGCTCCTTGTCCTTCGCTCCGCTTCGTCCTTCTGAATCCTTCGGGCTTCTCGTTGCCCGATGCTCGCACTGCTCCTATTTCTCGCGTTCGCCCGCGTGTTCACACTTCCGATACCTTCGCTCGACACTCCGACACTTGGCCACCGTCCGCACGCGATCTCCCGGTCTCCTTCACTGTCCTACATTCGTGCTCGCGCCTACCCTTTATAGGCCGCAGGGATCCCgctatttccctttttgcgcACGGCCCGCTTGGGTACAAGGTCCACATATTGTACCGTTgattcacggtgcgtcctctttgtgcccGCCCCGTTACCGTTTAACCGGCCTGCCCTTGACTCGCTGGGGTCCAAGGTCCACagcggtaccgttagttcacggtgcgtcctctttgtgcccgcaccgttaccgttcgacctctTCGCCCTTGGCCAGCGGAGTCCAAGGTCCACTGCGGTACCGTTAACTCTCGGTCTTTCCGCTTCGCCCTTCGTCTCGACTGTTGCTAGGCCGCTCCCCTACAggagatttgtggggagttttacAACTCCTCACAAGATGGGATGAtgacagcgaaccaggacgggtgacgcatagatttatcgcatacgtcactctcgcctatcgggatccaagttttggattctcgatgaggacgtctttcctgctgacagggcacgggtcgttcaacgcatttttgcacgggagagccctcagcgataccaccgcttgcgcatgtggagatccatatgaggaccTGATGCACTTATCgtgcgcttgccccctatatgcagatttgaaccttgatggacgtggagtgcagcgctttggcgaaaactggaccttcgagagaatcctgaatgatcaagagaggactgaacggctggcagtgtttgcggaggaagtgttccagaggaagaggggtgtttagcccaacatattcgccgtgtggttagcgggcgagaatacttccacagtCCTCTGTTGCTTGTCGTAAGATGCAACTAATACAGCGATAGGTTCCTCTAACCatgcttgtcggagcaaaaggaggaggcccttCAAGCCTCTTTTTCGGTACGACGGGTACCACAGATTGCGAAGAACtacgtttttcttgtttggaaagtgattaaatcggtgatttagtgctccgcggaaatggtgtgcaaattttcgtgtgaaaaaaaacgagcggtttggaagttattagcaataaattattataaattattgcaaattttccactcagccCGTGTTGCGAGGTGAGCTTTTTGAACAGTGGGGACAAAGCTTATTGGTGGTAGTCACTGCTCGTGTCAGTGAGCATACGTTTGCTGGAGtcgacggaaggaggagccaccatcggagtaatgccgatggagagcgacagcggggcgagtgccttgagcCTCGAGGAAAGCCAGACGAGGCAGGCGTAGAAGCCATCTGGCCTCTAAGagctcggcgccaacgcaggcgaaactggttgccctggcatcgaatggagtgccagaacccgttggtgcactggaggaggcgt
This Drosophila simulans strain w501 chromosome X, Prin_Dsim_3.1, whole genome shotgun sequence DNA region includes the following protein-coding sequences:
- the LOC123327339 gene encoding serine/arginine repetitive matrix protein 1-like; the encoded protein is MAAHVFNAREVRETGAGEQPGAMGSRDSDSYLQLLASPLVSRSPSPGSMEDPEEIPDVNLEDDQPMAEEEGVAEVITLSSESEDDGGETVTPEVSSDEDETARKARARMAYRSIRRATQGQGRICLGVTPPTGDPAEARRFMEARVTTLRRLQQMVDARRAAAAETAWQERLARLQEEEEALWAPTTEQPEPTQPPLPLTPPPPAQSPPPPPPRMAPAQSPPPPPPRMTAALSPPPPPPRMTAAQSPPPTPPRPPRTPATPPPQPRSPTPPPQQGEWPRYDRQQAWEMPQAHVGQVVRTFEMGGRLWHQQSVTWTWPASEETEDAPEARVWKEAEAIGWRMPGQESRDPRLRARAREASPEKEGPKEESPGVANPEKEEWSWPAPGEAPPPPKLPRQMSCPEARQPPPRPCPCRQASLDGQKWREVPTEDWPPQVAEEAARQGTRKRRGHWAKLFELGGQRYRLKVRRGGEVRVTVAE